In Bacillus sp. DX3.1, the following proteins share a genomic window:
- a CDS encoding YfhO family protein yields MMKILRGLYGILFFLVPFGILLTSYALFGVYPFGEYSVLISDLNTQYVQFYTYLHSVFTEGRSLQYTIELGGGSNFIGTFAYYLSSPFSVLLYFFNKESIPEFIFLITLLKVGFAGVTCGWLLRYLVGKEHKGLLLFSTAYALSGYVMAYSFHVMWLDGIVLLPVILVGVEKLLQNRNIIFFTISLAIMFIANFYISFMLGIFTFLYFMIRLFSNYDMKNIKEWGKYFILFCIGTGLAAGMGACIILPTYEALKNSPYSVNSMPFTFEWNLDLFVFYWKLLSGGYDSSLFGAPNVYVSTLVLVLLPLYFVNQEIKKKEKFLFLFIFLFLICSFAIPFLNLAWHGNKPPNAYPHRFAFAFVMLVIVMAARVFQQMNRKYIMPLWIFYVIHLILLYSLSVKDYEAIHNDILIINALFITIITVVLHIRMIKPTLSKLTTGVLLVCLIFDIGLNTSTYIRGLHKEMKYAKREEYQINKETKKAIQYVNRVNTENMRVSSKYFRTLNDSLQYNYPSFQTFNSMANGGFHRFLKKTGYSTSPDFLVANNHGDTLLLDAILKIGYKLEDGSVPKYGYEKIKQFNFVNVFQNKNTVPFGYAIEQPPSEDEENPFILQEKLIGVKEGTLFKELAEPKITLKNMVVASQAEGKYERVNKSAPGYITIQVNVPKELQLYGLAEGIQDWKEISVNDHYTSYLPPKSEKTLIDFGYFPSKGLVTMKIQVENEDVFTLKKLRLYGLDIEEFNQTIADLQKTTMKVTENTGTMIKGSIQLKKDATFVFPIPYDQGWKVTVDGKEKTMEKVADGLLGVKAAEGKHEIVLTFESSGLKIGTIISIISVILTGLLMVWQIKVFRKKAK; encoded by the coding sequence ATGATGAAAATATTAAGGGGTTTATATGGTATTCTTTTCTTCTTAGTTCCATTTGGAATATTGCTTACCAGTTATGCTTTGTTTGGTGTGTATCCATTTGGAGAATATTCAGTGCTAATTAGCGATTTGAATACACAGTATGTTCAATTTTATACTTATTTGCACAGCGTATTTACAGAAGGAAGGAGTTTACAGTACACAATTGAATTAGGTGGAGGTAGTAACTTTATTGGAACGTTCGCCTATTACTTATCAAGTCCATTCTCTGTTCTTCTGTATTTCTTTAATAAGGAGAGTATTCCAGAATTTATTTTTCTGATTACACTTTTAAAAGTAGGGTTTGCAGGTGTAACGTGTGGTTGGCTTTTACGTTATTTAGTAGGGAAAGAGCACAAAGGTTTATTATTGTTTTCTACAGCTTATGCATTGTCTGGTTACGTGATGGCATATTCGTTTCATGTAATGTGGCTAGATGGTATTGTACTATTACCTGTGATTTTAGTAGGTGTTGAAAAACTCCTACAAAATCGAAATATTATTTTCTTTACCATCTCCTTAGCAATTATGTTTATTGCCAACTTCTATATTTCGTTTATGCTAGGAATTTTTACATTCCTTTATTTTATGATTCGTCTTTTCTCAAACTATGATATGAAAAATATTAAAGAATGGGGTAAATATTTTATCTTATTCTGCATTGGAACAGGGCTAGCAGCAGGAATGGGAGCTTGCATTATCCTTCCGACTTATGAGGCTTTAAAAAATAGTCCGTATAGTGTTAATTCAATGCCTTTTACATTCGAATGGAACTTAGATTTATTCGTTTTTTATTGGAAATTGTTATCTGGAGGATATGATTCAAGTTTATTTGGTGCCCCTAATGTATATGTATCGACACTCGTATTGGTGTTATTACCTCTCTATTTTGTAAATCAAGAAATTAAGAAAAAAGAAAAGTTTCTATTTCTATTTATATTTCTATTTTTAATTTGCAGTTTTGCAATTCCATTTTTAAATCTAGCGTGGCATGGAAATAAACCACCAAATGCATATCCACATCGTTTTGCATTTGCTTTTGTTATGTTAGTTATTGTAATGGCAGCACGTGTGTTTCAACAGATGAATCGCAAGTATATTATGCCGTTATGGATTTTTTATGTAATACACCTTATTTTATTGTATAGCTTGTCTGTGAAAGATTATGAAGCAATTCATAATGATATTTTAATTATAAATGCTTTGTTTATCACGATTATTACTGTTGTGCTACATATTAGAATGATAAAGCCGACATTGTCTAAATTAACAACAGGTGTGTTATTGGTTTGTTTAATATTTGATATTGGTTTAAATACAAGTACTTATATTCGTGGGCTACATAAAGAAATGAAATATGCCAAACGTGAAGAGTATCAAATAAACAAAGAAACTAAAAAGGCAATTCAATATGTAAATAGAGTCAATACAGAGAACATGCGTGTAAGTTCTAAATATTTCCGAACGTTAAATGATTCGCTACAATATAATTATCCATCTTTCCAGACTTTCAATTCAATGGCAAATGGTGGTTTCCATCGTTTCTTAAAGAAAACTGGATATTCCACATCTCCAGACTTTTTAGTAGCAAATAATCATGGTGATACATTATTATTGGATGCTATTTTGAAGATTGGTTATAAGCTTGAAGATGGAAGTGTCCCGAAATATGGATATGAGAAAATCAAACAATTTAATTTTGTGAATGTATTCCAAAATAAAAATACTGTTCCATTTGGCTATGCAATTGAACAGCCACCTTCTGAGGATGAAGAAAATCCTTTCATTTTACAAGAGAAATTAATTGGTGTAAAAGAAGGAACGCTATTTAAAGAATTAGCTGAGCCAAAGATTACCTTGAAAAATATGGTTGTTGCTTCACAAGCAGAGGGGAAATATGAAAGAGTAAATAAATCAGCCCCTGGGTATATTACCATTCAAGTAAATGTTCCAAAAGAATTGCAATTATATGGATTAGCTGAAGGAATTCAAGACTGGAAAGAGATATCAGTAAATGATCACTATACTTCTTATTTGCCGCCAAAATCAGAAAAAACATTAATTGATTTTGGATATTTTCCTTCAAAAGGTTTAGTAACAATGAAGATACAGGTTGAAAATGAAGATGTCTTTACATTGAAAAAGTTAAGATTATATGGATTAGATATTGAAGAATTCAATCAGACAATAGCTGATCTGCAAAAAACTACAATGAAGGTTACTGAAAATACAGGGACAATGATTAAGGGAAGTATTCAATTAAAGAAAGATGCAACATTTGTATTTCCAATTCCTTATGATCAGGGATGGAAAGTTACCGTTGATGGGAAAGAAAAAACAATGGAGAAAGTTGCTGATGGGCTGTTAGGTGTTAAAGCCGCAGAAGGGAAGCATGAAATTGTGCTCACATTCGAGTCGTCAGGTTTAAAAATAGGTACGATTATTTCAATCATAAGTGTTATTCTTACAGGATTACTTATGGTTTGGCAAATTAAAGTATTTAGAAAGAAAGCGAAATAA
- a CDS encoding YfhO family protein: protein MQQLLDLFKKKKFLYAVAFFLPFSIYGVILALLGVAPFGQKSILVTDLHSQYVQFYTYLYDVLKNGKSILYSWEGGMGLNFIGVFAYYLASPFSIIILLFDRAHIPEAIVLMTLLKVGLAGLTMTYYLSSMMKRRDVTIVLFSTFYALMSFVTVYSFCVMWLDGIYLLPLIMLGIERLLTSRKYGLFIFSLALTFISNFYISYMVGIFTFIYFVARYCVLYDVRNVKLLLQKFMWFCIGTGLAVSMSAFITLPTYMDLKSNFVERAKIPFSTAFNFDPVDFYSRFFNGIIDTTVNGMPNVYAGVLTVLLVPLFFITKKISLKEKIVYGAILLFLVLSFEIPFLNIAWHGFEPPTNFPYRYSFVFSFVLIYVAARTFYIFEEELLPTLKKVVFFNLFMIILLGKVAPSYMQSNKMMVNIFFVVVYALLLYAKVRVKKNKALVSFALIAVVSLDVALNTVYMVKLMGYEYGYINRQEYASPYPKYEETIQKVAEKDKGLYRMETTRGVTWNDALRFGYKGVTHFNSVANGHLNLYMQDLGYGYLEALILQNGKGIVSTDALLGMKYMISDQPLNKYGWSEIDRVGSNYVYENKNALPFGYMVNKNEFDTKGKDKLKVQKINYTNSFEEQNKFIGKLEGTDVDYYKPLEPSSLEYNNLTVVESEKTKKELAAEKKKMARTNQKPIELIKQQEGKTASIKYVFDVKGKQQLYTKLRVEPTDVTKVYVNGQSLGKKFTEYPRYYWNNGILDLGYFENEKVEVEIKVDRQSVEIEQQLFYGLDVELFDQRVNELKQQPFDVTNYTSRSVAGKIDVKENDFLFLSIPYDKGWKATVDGKDAKLLKLNDAFLGLELSKGTHTIELKYTSPGFIVGSIISVISFLATMMFGFIMRKKRK from the coding sequence ATGCAACAGCTGTTAGACCTATTTAAAAAGAAAAAATTTTTGTATGCAGTAGCCTTTTTCCTTCCTTTTTCCATTTATGGTGTAATTCTTGCATTGCTTGGTGTTGCTCCGTTTGGACAAAAGTCAATTTTAGTGACTGACTTACACTCGCAATATGTACAGTTTTACACATACTTATATGATGTTTTAAAAAATGGAAAAAGCATATTATATAGTTGGGAAGGTGGAATGGGACTAAACTTCATTGGTGTATTTGCTTACTATTTAGCTAGTCCTTTTTCAATTATAATTCTCTTGTTTGACCGTGCTCATATTCCAGAAGCAATTGTACTTATGACATTGCTAAAAGTAGGATTAGCTGGTTTAACAATGACATATTACTTAAGTAGTATGATGAAGCGTCGTGACGTAACCATCGTACTATTTTCAACATTTTATGCATTAATGTCATTTGTAACAGTATATTCTTTCTGTGTAATGTGGTTAGATGGCATTTACTTATTACCGCTTATTATGCTTGGTATTGAGAGGTTATTAACTTCTAGAAAGTATGGATTATTTATTTTTAGCTTAGCTCTTACGTTTATCTCCAACTTCTATATTTCATATATGGTTGGAATTTTTACGTTTATTTATTTTGTAGCACGTTATTGTGTACTATATGATGTTCGTAATGTAAAGCTACTGCTTCAGAAGTTTATGTGGTTTTGCATTGGGACAGGTTTAGCAGTTTCGATGTCCGCGTTCATAACGCTACCAACGTATATGGATTTAAAGAGTAATTTTGTAGAGCGTGCGAAAATACCATTTTCTACAGCATTTAATTTTGATCCAGTTGATTTTTATAGTCGCTTCTTCAATGGGATTATTGATACAACGGTAAATGGAATGCCAAATGTTTATGCTGGTGTGTTGACGGTTTTACTTGTTCCATTGTTCTTTATAACAAAGAAAATTTCATTAAAAGAAAAAATTGTATATGGAGCAATACTGTTGTTCCTAGTTCTTTCTTTTGAAATACCATTTTTAAATATTGCATGGCATGGTTTTGAGCCACCAACAAATTTCCCATATCGTTATTCGTTTGTATTCTCTTTTGTACTTATTTATGTAGCCGCTCGAACATTCTACATCTTCGAGGAAGAGTTATTGCCGACATTAAAAAAAGTTGTATTCTTTAATTTATTCATGATTATTTTACTCGGGAAAGTAGCACCATCATATATGCAATCCAATAAGATGATGGTAAATATCTTTTTCGTTGTTGTTTATGCGCTATTATTATATGCAAAGGTTAGAGTAAAGAAGAACAAGGCTTTAGTATCCTTTGCTTTAATCGCTGTAGTAAGCTTAGATGTTGCGCTTAACACAGTATATATGGTAAAGCTAATGGGCTATGAATACGGTTATATTAATCGCCAAGAATATGCATCTCCATATCCAAAGTATGAAGAAACGATTCAGAAAGTAGCAGAAAAAGATAAAGGTCTCTATCGTATGGAAACGACAAGAGGTGTTACATGGAATGATGCCTTGCGCTTTGGATATAAAGGTGTGACGCATTTTAATTCCGTAGCAAACGGACACTTAAACTTATATATGCAAGATTTAGGATACGGTTATTTAGAAGCATTAATTTTACAAAATGGTAAAGGGATTGTTTCAACTGATGCCTTGCTTGGCATGAAATATATGATTTCAGATCAGCCATTAAACAAATACGGATGGTCAGAAATAGATCGTGTTGGAAGTAATTATGTGTATGAGAATAAAAATGCTCTGCCATTTGGATATATGGTAAATAAAAATGAATTTGATACAAAAGGAAAAGATAAGTTGAAAGTTCAGAAAATCAACTATACAAATTCTTTTGAAGAACAAAATAAATTCATTGGCAAATTAGAAGGAACAGATGTTGACTATTATAAGCCACTTGAACCAAGCTCTCTAGAGTATAATAACTTGACTGTTGTAGAGAGTGAAAAAACGAAGAAAGAATTAGCTGCCGAAAAGAAAAAAATGGCTCGTACAAACCAAAAGCCAATTGAATTGATAAAACAACAAGAGGGAAAAACAGCTAGCATTAAATATGTATTTGATGTAAAAGGAAAGCAGCAGCTGTATACGAAGTTACGTGTAGAACCTACTGATGTTACAAAAGTATACGTAAATGGACAATCACTTGGTAAGAAATTTACTGAATATCCTCGTTACTATTGGAACAACGGTATTTTGGATCTAGGTTATTTTGAAAATGAAAAAGTAGAAGTAGAAATAAAGGTAGATCGTCAGTCGGTGGAGATAGAACAACAATTATTCTATGGGCTTGATGTAGAATTATTTGACCAACGAGTGAATGAATTAAAACAACAACCATTTGACGTAACGAACTACACAAGTCGCAGTGTAGCAGGAAAAATTGATGTAAAAGAAAATGATTTTCTTTTCTTATCTATCCCATATGATAAAGGGTGGAAAGCAACAGTTGATGGAAAAGATGCAAAGCTACTGAAATTAAATGATGCATTCCTTGGGTTAGAATTATCAAAAGGAACACATACAATTGAATTGAAGTATACATCTCCAGGATTTATAGTAGGATCCATCATTTCTGTTATTAGCTTCCTTGCAACGATGATGTTTGGGTTTATCATGCGGAAGAAGAGGAAGTAA
- a CDS encoding GtrA family protein encodes MNNKAKELFNYLLFGGLTTLVNIVTYFVCTTLAGMDYKIATTIAWIVSVLFAYITNKKYVFNSQQTSFAHMMKEMFYFMGFRVLSYFIDIFSMIALVEWLSVNDLVSKIIANVIVVVVNYFASKYIIFKKKPDVKEGQNV; translated from the coding sequence GTGAATAATAAAGCGAAGGAACTCTTTAACTATTTACTTTTCGGTGGTTTAACAACACTGGTCAACATTGTAACGTATTTCGTTTGTACAACGTTAGCTGGAATGGATTACAAAATTGCAACGACAATTGCATGGATTGTATCTGTTTTGTTTGCGTATATTACAAATAAAAAGTATGTATTTAACAGTCAACAAACAAGTTTTGCTCATATGATGAAAGAAATGTTCTATTTTATGGGCTTCCGCGTCTTATCTTATTTTATTGATATTTTCTCTATGATAGCACTAGTTGAATGGTTAAGTGTTAATGATTTAGTATCTAAGATAATTGCAAATGTTATCGTTGTGGTTGTTAACTACTTTGCAAGTAAGTATATAATTTTCAAAAAGAAGCCTGATGTAAAAGAAGGCCAAAATGTATAA
- a CDS encoding glycosyltransferase family 2 protein, whose amino-acid sequence MKTITILVPAYNEEEVLEQLYSRLTGVFQGISNYNFEILFVNDGSKDRTLDIIKEFRANDNRISYVDLSRNFGKETAMIAGLDHAIGDAVIIIDADLQDPPELIPEMIKYWEQGYDDIYAKRRSRAGESWAKKWTAGKFYGLLKKTTRIPIQENTGDFRLLDRRCVEALRKIRETQRYTKGMFSWIGYNKKEILFDRDPRAAGETKWNYFKLIDLAIEGITSFTTAPLRLASFVGFTVSFGAFCFMIWIIVKTLMYGESVSGYPSMMTAILFLGGVQLISIGIIGEYLGRIFNETKQRPLYFVDEYNDDKVTNLDDDKKIAKLYSVEDHKVKSNH is encoded by the coding sequence TTGAAGACCATTACAATTTTAGTACCGGCATATAATGAGGAAGAAGTATTAGAGCAATTATATAGTCGGTTAACAGGAGTATTTCAGGGAATTTCAAATTATAACTTTGAAATTTTGTTTGTCAACGATGGAAGTAAAGATCGTACATTAGATATAATTAAAGAGTTTAGAGCAAATGATAATCGTATTTCTTATGTCGATTTATCTCGAAATTTTGGGAAAGAGACAGCGATGATTGCAGGACTCGATCATGCGATAGGGGATGCAGTAATTATCATTGATGCTGACTTACAAGATCCGCCAGAATTAATCCCTGAGATGATTAAGTACTGGGAGCAAGGCTATGATGATATTTACGCAAAAAGGCGTTCTCGTGCGGGGGAATCTTGGGCGAAAAAATGGACGGCTGGTAAATTCTACGGCTTATTAAAGAAAACAACAAGAATTCCAATTCAAGAAAATACAGGTGATTTTCGTTTACTAGACCGCCGTTGCGTGGAAGCGTTAAGAAAAATTCGTGAAACGCAGCGTTATACAAAAGGAATGTTTAGCTGGATTGGTTATAATAAAAAGGAAATTTTATTTGATCGTGATCCACGTGCAGCAGGTGAGACAAAATGGAATTACTTTAAATTAATTGATCTTGCGATTGAAGGAATTACCTCCTTCACTACAGCTCCGTTACGTCTTGCATCATTTGTAGGATTTACCGTATCCTTTGGTGCATTTTGCTTTATGATTTGGATTATCGTTAAGACGCTTATGTATGGTGAATCAGTAAGTGGATATCCATCTATGATGACAGCGATTCTATTCCTAGGTGGCGTACAGCTAATTTCCATCGGGATTATTGGTGAATATTTAGGACGAATCTTTAACGAAACAAAGCAGCGTCCACTATACTTTGTAGATGAGTATAATGACGATAAAGTAACAAATTTAGATGACGATAAAAAAATAGCAAAATTATATAGCGTAGAAGATCATAAAGTAAAATCAAATCACTAG
- the galU gene encoding UTP--glucose-1-phosphate uridylyltransferase GalU yields MKKVRKAIIPAAGLGTRFLPATKAMPKEMLPIVDKPTIQYIVEEAVAAGIEDIIIVTGKGKRAIEDHFDNAFELEQNLLEKKKYELLEKVQASSKMVDIHYIRQKEPKGLGHAVWCARKFIGDEPFAVLLGDDIVQAEKPCLKQLIDEYEHTLSSVIGVQTVPEDETHRYGIIDPLEKDGRRYQVKQFVEKPVQGTAPSNLAIMGRYVLTPEIFRFLEEQHIGAGGEIQLTDAIQQLNEIQRVFAYDFEGKRYDVGEKLGFIQTTIEMALQHKELKDDLLTIMQNLVKEQAEAIKN; encoded by the coding sequence ATGAAAAAAGTTAGAAAAGCCATTATTCCAGCTGCTGGTCTTGGAACGCGTTTTTTACCGGCAACGAAAGCAATGCCTAAAGAAATGTTACCAATTGTTGATAAGCCAACAATTCAATATATCGTTGAAGAAGCTGTAGCTGCTGGTATTGAGGATATCATTATTGTTACAGGAAAAGGAAAGCGTGCAATTGAAGATCATTTTGATAACGCTTTTGAATTAGAGCAAAACTTATTAGAGAAGAAAAAGTATGAGTTACTTGAAAAAGTACAAGCTTCTTCTAAAATGGTTGATATTCACTACATTCGTCAAAAAGAACCAAAAGGTTTAGGACATGCAGTATGGTGTGCTCGTAAGTTCATTGGTGATGAGCCATTTGCTGTGCTACTTGGAGATGACATCGTGCAAGCGGAAAAACCTTGTTTAAAGCAGCTTATTGATGAGTATGAACATACACTTTCATCTGTAATTGGTGTTCAAACGGTTCCTGAAGATGAAACACACCGCTATGGTATTATCGATCCATTAGAAAAAGATGGACGTCGTTATCAAGTAAAACAATTTGTTGAAAAACCAGTTCAAGGGACAGCACCTTCAAACTTAGCAATTATGGGACGTTACGTATTAACACCAGAAATCTTCCGCTTTTTAGAAGAACAACACATTGGTGCTGGCGGTGAAATTCAATTAACAGATGCAATTCAACAGTTAAATGAAATTCAACGTGTATTCGCTTATGACTTTGAAGGAAAACGTTATGATGTTGGTGAGAAACTTGGTTTCATTCAAACAACAATTGAAATGGCGTTACAACATAAAGAGTTAAAAGATGATTTATTAACAATTATGCAAAACCTTGTGAAAGAACAAGCAGAAGCAATTAAAAATTAA
- a CDS encoding phospho-sugar mutase — MEWKTEYERWNNFADLDAELKQQLEEMKTDQKKIEDSFYKNLEFGTGGMRGELGAGTNRLNLYTVRKATEGLAQFIEKQGEEAKARGVVVAYDSRHKSPEFAMEVAATLGAHGIKTYVFESLRPTPVLSFAVRYLHTYSGIVLTASHNPPEYNGYKVYGEDGGQLPPKEADELISYVNAVSDELVVEVADIEQLKQNGLLQIIGQDVDDAYLEQLKTVIIDQELVQEVGGDLKIVFTPLHGTSNIPARRGLETVGFTNVTVVQEQEKPDPNFSTVKSPNPEEHAAFELAIRYGEEINADVLIATDPDADRLGVAVRNHAGEYQVLTGNQTGALMLDYLLSQKKEIGILPANGVVLKTIVTSELGRTIAKTYGLDTIDTLTGFKFIGEKIKQYEESGEYAFQFGYEESYGYLIRSFCRDKDAIQSVLFACEVAAYYKSQGKTLYDGLIEVFEKYGYFREGLVSLTLKGKDGAEQIQNMMTSFREERPVEVAGLKVTIAEDYKASVRTKVAEATTEEIYLPKSNVLKYYLEDGSWFCLRPSGTEPKIKFYFGVQGNSLQHSEEKLENIKNNVMDRVQ; from the coding sequence ATGGAATGGAAAACAGAATATGAACGTTGGAACAACTTTGCTGATTTAGATGCGGAGTTAAAGCAACAACTAGAAGAAATGAAGACGGATCAAAAGAAAATTGAGGATAGCTTTTATAAAAATTTAGAGTTTGGTACAGGTGGTATGCGTGGTGAGCTTGGTGCAGGAACGAACCGTTTAAATTTATATACGGTACGTAAAGCAACAGAAGGTTTAGCACAGTTTATTGAAAAACAAGGTGAAGAAGCAAAAGCACGTGGTGTTGTAGTTGCATATGATTCTCGTCATAAATCGCCAGAATTTGCGATGGAGGTAGCAGCGACACTTGGTGCTCACGGTATTAAAACATATGTATTTGAAAGTTTACGTCCAACACCAGTGCTTTCATTTGCAGTTCGTTATTTACATACATATAGTGGAATCGTTCTTACAGCGAGCCATAATCCGCCAGAATATAATGGTTATAAAGTGTATGGAGAAGATGGCGGACAGCTCCCACCAAAAGAAGCAGATGAATTAATTTCTTATGTAAACGCTGTAAGTGATGAATTAGTAGTAGAAGTTGCTGATATTGAGCAATTAAAGCAAAATGGTTTACTACAAATTATCGGACAAGATGTAGATGATGCATACTTAGAACAATTAAAAACAGTTATCATCGATCAAGAATTAGTGCAAGAGGTAGGGGGAGATTTGAAAATTGTCTTTACACCTCTACACGGAACATCTAACATTCCAGCTCGTCGCGGCTTAGAAACAGTTGGATTCACAAATGTAACGGTTGTACAAGAACAAGAAAAGCCAGATCCAAACTTTTCTACTGTGAAATCACCAAATCCAGAAGAGCATGCTGCTTTTGAATTAGCAATTCGTTACGGTGAAGAAATTAATGCGGATGTTCTAATTGCAACAGATCCAGATGCAGATCGTCTTGGTGTTGCAGTACGAAATCATGCTGGTGAATATCAAGTATTAACAGGAAATCAAACAGGTGCTTTAATGCTGGATTACTTATTGTCTCAAAAGAAAGAAATAGGTATTTTACCAGCAAACGGTGTTGTGTTAAAAACAATCGTTACTTCAGAATTAGGACGTACAATTGCAAAAACTTACGGGTTAGATACAATTGATACATTAACTGGATTTAAGTTTATCGGTGAAAAGATTAAACAATATGAAGAAAGTGGCGAATACGCATTCCAATTCGGCTATGAAGAAAGCTATGGTTATTTAATTCGCTCGTTCTGCCGTGATAAAGATGCTATTCAATCTGTATTGTTTGCATGTGAAGTAGCAGCATATTACAAATCACAAGGTAAAACATTATATGATGGATTAATTGAAGTATTTGAGAAGTATGGATATTTCCGTGAAGGACTTGTTTCATTAACATTAAAAGGAAAAGATGGTGCAGAGCAAATTCAAAATATGATGACATCTTTCCGCGAAGAACGACCAGTTGAAGTAGCTGGTTTAAAAGTTACAATTGCAGAAGATTATAAAGCGAGCGTTAGAACAAAAGTAGCAGAAGCAACAACCGAAGAAATCTACTTACCAAAATCAAACGTATTAAAATATTATCTTGAGGATGGATCTTGGTTCTGCCTACGTCCATCTGGTACAGAACCAAAAATTAAATTTTACTTTGGTGTACAAGGAAACTCTTTACAACATAGTGAAGAAAAACTTGAAAACATTAAAAATAACGTGATGGATCGCGTTCAATAA
- the cdaS gene encoding sporulation-specific diadenylate cyclase CdaS: MQEWALTTTMKQHIQETIEDIAHALQSMKIALDHNDECILCKVEDIQKMLLHIQATTASYYVKTYLSPYTNCYIHLLTAIQHLSKKRHGALIAVEREQSLKPFIQSGIQLSAHLTVPLLESIFYPGNPLHDGAVLVKDNHIISAANILPLSQQASVTDRKLGTRHRAAIGLSEVSDALVLIVSEETGKTSFALAGTLYTFML, translated from the coding sequence ATGCAAGAATGGGCGCTAACAACAACAATGAAGCAGCATATACAAGAAACAATTGAAGACATTGCACATGCTCTTCAAAGTATGAAAATTGCATTAGATCACAATGATGAATGTATTTTATGTAAAGTTGAAGATATCCAAAAAATGTTACTCCATATTCAAGCAACAACCGCTTCTTACTATGTCAAAACATACTTATCTCCCTATACAAACTGTTACATTCATTTACTAACAGCAATTCAGCATTTATCGAAGAAAAGACACGGTGCACTAATTGCCGTGGAAAGAGAACAATCACTCAAACCATTTATTCAATCAGGGATACAGCTCAGCGCTCATTTAACCGTTCCTTTGCTAGAATCTATTTTTTATCCTGGAAACCCTCTCCATGATGGAGCTGTTCTTGTGAAAGATAACCATATTATATCAGCAGCGAACATTCTGCCCTTATCACAACAAGCTTCAGTAACTGACAGAAAACTAGGAACACGTCACCGTGCAGCAATCGGACTATCTGAAGTAAGCGATGCTCTCGTCCTTATCGTATCTGAAGAAACTGGAAAAACATCTTTTGCGCTAGCTGGAACATTGTATACCTTTATGCTATAG
- a CDS encoding glycosyltransferase family 2 protein yields MYQFGGNEPILTIVVPCYNEELVLHETTKRLSEVLEELISNQLISSVSKILYVDDGSKDTTWEIIEELYYKSPFVKGLKLARNVGHQNALLAGLNTAAEYSDCVISIDADLQDDVDAIKGFIEKFHEGYEVVYGVRQERKTDTFFKRNTALLFYRLMDKMGVNIVYNHADYRLLSHKVLMHLKEFKETNLFLRGIVPLVGFKSTEVYYDRHERFAGESKYPLKKMLTFAFEGITSFSVAPIRMITSIGISFLVLSIIISIYTLVQKISGETVSGWTSLMLSIWFIGGVQLMGIGLVGEYIGKIYKETKARPKYIVEVDLYSAPKETQKQDNQKVLTTTI; encoded by the coding sequence ATGTATCAATTTGGTGGAAACGAACCAATCTTAACGATTGTAGTCCCTTGCTATAACGAAGAACTAGTATTGCATGAAACAACAAAGAGACTTAGTGAGGTTTTAGAAGAATTAATCAGTAATCAGTTAATTTCATCTGTAAGTAAAATTCTTTATGTTGATGATGGAAGTAAAGATACAACATGGGAGATTATAGAAGAACTTTATTACAAATCTCCATTTGTAAAAGGGCTAAAATTAGCGCGTAATGTAGGACATCAAAATGCATTATTAGCTGGTTTAAACACTGCAGCAGAATATTCAGATTGTGTTATTTCTATTGATGCTGACTTACAAGATGATGTAGACGCCATTAAAGGCTTTATAGAAAAATTCCATGAAGGATATGAAGTTGTTTATGGAGTAAGACAGGAAAGAAAAACTGATACATTCTTCAAAAGAAACACAGCATTACTTTTCTATCGCTTAATGGATAAGATGGGTGTTAACATTGTATATAACCATGCAGATTATCGTTTACTAAGCCACAAAGTATTAATGCACTTAAAAGAATTTAAAGAAACGAATTTGTTCTTACGTGGAATTGTACCTTTAGTTGGTTTTAAATCAACAGAAGTTTATTACGATAGACATGAAAGATTTGCAGGTGAATCAAAATACCCTTTGAAAAAAATGCTTACTTTTGCATTTGAAGGAATTACATCTTTCAGTGTTGCTCCAATACGAATGATTACTTCTATAGGCATAAGCTTCTTAGTTCTTAGTATTATTATTAGTATTTACACATTGGTTCAAAAAATATCAGGAGAAACTGTTTCAGGTTGGACGTCATTAATGCTATCTATCTGGTTCATCGGTGGAGTGCAACTAATGGGCATCGGGTTAGTTGGTGAGTATATTGGAAAAATATACAAAGAAACAAAAGCTCGTCCAAAATATATCGTTGAAGTAGATTTATATTCTGCTCCAAAAGAGACACAGAAACAGGATAATCAAAAAGTACTGACTACAACAATTTAA